AGGGACTTCATCACAACCAGTCACTCCAGAAGATTTAAGTGCCTTCGTAAAACGTAAGAGGtctacctacagtatgtgttatttttatatagactttttgttatatttccatttattagTTCGGGTTGAGTTTTTCGTTGGTCCCAACAAATTAGGATGGTAATATCAGTCTCTTGGAGCCTCCTGTCCCAACAGAACCCCAGACAGTTGTAAGTAGCCTACTCAATACACTATAAATTATGACAAATAGTATTATAAAGTGTTCTTTATGAAATGCTCATCTTCACAGGATGATGGGGATGAAGAAACCACAGAGAGGCCTACAGaggtaatgttaatattatgtgTCTACACATCAAACAATCTACACATTCACAATCTACACCCCGTGAGTGTGGAAGAGCAGCAGGAGGAAAGTCCATCAACTACTGGTGCACAGATGAACacagttcagtgatttacagTAAATGCTACAGTTTAATTCTGTAGAATTTTAGAACTACATCATGTAACTCTAATCTACTGTATTTTCAGTTGCCAGTTAAAGAGTTATATAGACTTTTTCTGATAGAAgataaaaagatagaaaaaagcagcaaagaACTGGTATACTTGGACCGCCAAATCCAAAAGGCAGATCTGGAAATCGAGATTATGAAACAAAAACTAAAGGTACTGAGTGTATGGTCACAGGTGAATTCTATGAAGTATTGAAACTATATCaaaatctacatttttttttaaaataaagaacaccATATAAATTGCTGtgagtttgtgttcattcattttcttttttttttgttttgtgttggtgGAGGATATCATGATTAATTAGCCTTACTAATATGTTCTGCATCCCCGATGTTATACTAAAAACTACCATTTGCAAAGAAACATAAGGCAACTCAAAGCATCTGCAAGGATGTACTATAAGAGCACGGCCGCGAtggctgatgtttctgatgtaaggatggatgagattatggatgtatcttattgactgtaaagaaaaacggtacagctcaaataaaaatgcatagggaTATGACCAAAAATCCACTCTGGGCCTCAAAATCCTCTcccgatgtaaatgtaactccctaCGAATTAATACAGCATCATCATCCATAAAAGGACGTGACATTTCATTCCCTTTGCTGCTAactgtgtaactgaaatgtgtgcaatgaatgaggtgtttaaacctcgcttcctctttaaaaaaaggGGAGGAGACCGAAAAAAACTCCGGGTTTACCGAAGAAAACCTGTAACTGAGGTAACTGACTCATTTTGGGTTAAATTCAACCCAGCAGTGtatgttactatggtaactgacTGAGTATAACTTACCTCTCTTTCAGAAACAGGCTTAACTTAACTTGTTTTCTCAGGTTTAACATTAATCcctttctgaaacagaaaaacaagcatttcagggttaacatactcagagttttcagttaacctcctttctgaaacaggcccctggAGTTTTAGTTCCTCTTCTATCACTAGTCTGTCGCTAGAGGGTGCCAGAGAGTAACCTGTGATGTTGCTAGACTGGATTCGACCACCAGAGGGCGCCGTAGAATGCTGGCTTTGTTATACAGGTAATTAGTGAAAATCAGCACCACATGTGTCTGGATCTATTTAAAGAGAGCTTTCCTTTTTCTGCGTTCACTCTTGAGGTGGATCTGTGTGCTGGTGCTCAAGGCTCACATGGTGATTCTGGTGAAAGTGTTTGCTATGCTAGTGTCTCTGGCTtctctttcaaaataaatacataaataaattaaactaatTCTACACTCTAAAAACTGCTGGGTTAAAAACAACCCAATTTGGGTTATTTTGGCAACCCAGCGCTGGGTTAAAAAAGGGACGAACCCAATGCTGGGTTATTTTAACCCAACTATTAGTTGCTGGGTTGAATTTAACCCAAAATGGGTCagaaatttaaatgattaaaataatgaatctaCAGCAATACTTACTTCAGTAATCCAACCCCACCCATGGGAAACACGGGAGTATGTGGAAGCATActgatctaaataaaatgtcatccttcgttttattaatatacattttcttatttttgtaaagGACGTCTAGGCTAAAATAGCAAACCttaaatctaatatataatatgtctaATATGCTTAGCTGATTTTGTCATAACATGTAAAACGCTCGCATTCTATGAAAATGTATCAAATATCACAGTAAATGCATCACTGACTTCAGtcagaaaaatgtactttaagaatacaaatttaaaatataaaaacatttcataacatttacataaacctcaATATCTGAAGGTATAAGAATCACCAGTAAGAATGATCAATTGCAATGTAATTGCGGTGTTGTATAAGAAAAATAGAAGAATTTAGAATAATGAACATGCATCAAACGGACTGCAGTCAGGAAAATTTACTTCCAATTAAATACGtgtatgaaatatgaaaacatttcatgtaacagtgtaaagtTAAAGAACACAGAATCCAATGAAGCAGTCAGGtcacagtaataaaaataaaagtttattaactatacacagtttaattaataataaaaaaacaaacaaagaaacaaacaaaaaatgagtTACAGTTTGTCTGCAAAAATCAATGCTTTCAGAACTCTCACTGCTGGTGTCTCCTCCCCAGGAAGTCCATACACCACAGTGTGTAGAAACTGCCACACCAGTAAACAGTGATTGCTGCCATCAACTAATTACatagaaaatattaatgtcagtcAAAAGGCATTTTATCCAAGAATTGCTCCTAAATTATTCCTGGGTGTGTCACGAATAAAATGGCTGTCGAACATGATTAGTTTCAAACCTTATTTAGCCTGAGCTGACCTCAGACATTCCCGCTTGTTTCAAATTAACCAAAGGCTGTACAGGAGTAtaggaatttaaatttaatcctgaaaaaaaactatatattatGTAGTATGCTCGTAGTGAATGAATCTCGTTTGCTGTTGAATGAACCTCACAGCGAAGTTAAACAAAATTTAGAAGCAGAGCGGGAAATTGGACGTCCTAACAAAATATGTTACCGTCAAGTAAACTCCGCCGTATCAAAACCGTATCTAAcacagaaatcatttataataaagtagatgtaacatgtacaaaagtaatatttaaaaagcatttacctTATTCCTTCCAAGCTCCGATGAAGATGCCACATGCGCTCTCCTGTTCACTGATCTGGGATCTGTCGTGCTCTCTTCGTTATTGTGCTAATGGACTGTCTACACAAAAACTTATGCTCACTTGTACATTTGCCCATTTGTCACCCCACACTttgttattgcactaatggactgttaCACAAGAACTATGCTCATTTTCACACTTGCacttttttgcattgctgctcaccattgcctaacttaccattgtatatatccacctgatttctgtttatagtaacagcaatattgtcaggactcagccggACTTTGGCCATATGCAGTTTATGTTtggtgtcacgtgtctgccccgcccttgtctcttcctccccgcctctgcacacctgttcctcatgtgtctgattgttatcagtatttagttgagccgtgttgccttgagcagcgcggaatcctctgttgtcttcGTTCAAGTTGTGTcttgatctaatctaatctaagcagtgcggaatcctctgttgtcttcGTTCAAGTTGTGTcttgatctaatctaatctaagcagtgcggaatcctctgttgtcttcGTTCAAGTTGTGTcttgatctaatctaatctaaaaaaaaaaaaaaaaacaagaccatCAGTACAGCTTCAGAACTCACCAGACTGAACCAATGGTGCTGCAAATCAGCCTCTTGAGGACTTGAATTTACTGAGCATCTCAGAGCAACCCATTGTTTCACAAATGTTTGATGATGCATAGGAACAGTTGAATTCAATTATTTGATGGATTGTCCCAAAACATGGCAATATAGTGTATCTATTATGGATCGTaccaattaaaattaaatatgattgtaatgacattaaaaaaaaacacttttacattttttttacacctttacAGATTTACTTATTGTTTCACAGAGACCTCAACACCCTAAAGAGGAAATTATTACACATGATTATGATTTTTATAATGTCAGTAACACCTTTACGGTGGAGAAGGGCAGCAGCAACACCAAAACTACATCTGAAAGTATCAGAGTCTCCTTGCCAGCCAGCATTAGTCCTCGCCACTGTAAAGGTGTTACTGACATTTAAGGTTAATGTCACCTTTAAAAGAAGATGTTGTAAATTCCAATTTCCAAAAAAAGTCTGTAAGCTTTAAGATATATAATCTCCCTTTTTAAAGCCTACTTAGCTCAACCAGTTGCCGATCATTTGTGCACTGATCCTGTATTTACAAGTTCTCTGTCAAAACCAAGATCGTACTTAATGTTATTTTGTGCAGTGGATTTACAGAAACttctttatttacaaatgtagCCTTCATAAATAtcactgagacaaacacactttttttgttctatttcattttaatgtcattttaatgtttaatgctttaattCAGTGGTAATAGAGTTCCCCTGCTCGCACCGGTACTCTCCATACTCAACCTTAGTGTGAAAGCCGTTAGTGATGGTCAGCTTGACCGGGATCACAATAGTGATCTCCATCCTCACCACGTTCACAGTGAGTTTGGTGCGAGGAGGAATGCTGGCTGGCAAGGAGACTCTGATACTTTCAGATGTAGTTTTGGTGTTGCTGCTGCCCTTCTCCACTGTAAAGGTGTTACTGACATTTAAGGTTAATGTCACCTTTAAAAGAAGATGTTGTAAATTTCAATTTGGCTCCGAAACCAATCTGGGTGGAATCGCTGAACCTGAAGCTCTCAGTGACAGATCCTGAATAAACTCGAGTCAGATCAGTGGTGAAGGTTTGTTTCTCAGATCCATAATTCACACCAGTGATGAATTCGATGATGACTGTTTTTGAAGTTTCTTCCTTTTTGTCCCATTCCATTTCAGCTTCAATGGTGGTTTTGCCAGCTTTAAGAGGACGGATGTGACTCACATGGTTGTCAAACCAGTCGAGCTTAGGAACATCACGACCAGCTCTGGCCACCTGGATACACCCACCTCTCTGTACATGCTGATACAGAACCCAGGCTCCTCTCTGCACCTTGTGAGAAGCTGCTTTGTCATTAAAATCGCCATAACGCAAATTGGTCTCACAGTCGAGGACGAGGCTCCGGCCCTGATAGTTCTCCTCTTCATACAGTGTGATCTGAGGATTGTCCAGGTCTTCTGTCACCATCTGTAGTGAAGAAATGTCATCGTTGTAGTACACGTTAGCATATTCTCCTTCCTCATAGACGGTCGGTTCACCAGTGTAATTAGCACCTGTGTACGCCACCCATGGATTCCCGATTACTTTCAGAGAGGAGATGCAGTCATCAAAATTTAGTTTATTCAAATCAGGGACATCAGAAGTGAACTCTCTGCTGAGGCCCTCAAAGTAACAATGTTCATAGACGATGATCTTGTTCATgtctgaatcctgcagtttgcTCAGAGACTTACAGACAATGCAGAACACGATGAGAGTGAGAATCTGTGAAGATTATTCAACTGTGTAtttctatatatactgtagctgttttgTGGTGTAAACTGGACAAATGTAAAACTGTAACAGCTCCTCCCTAAaaaagtaacaacaacaacagattaaacaaacaaacaaaaaagtctcAGCCCAAATTTTAAGATGATCTTCCCAGATCAGTGAATAGATCATAGTGTCATCAAGGTATACTTCACTTTGCAATTCTGACCTTCATCAGATACATCAGACCTTTCAAAGCCttgagaaaaataaatccagTCACACATCACTGTTGTTTTGATCTTGTGctctgttttctgtgtttttgtacctTACTGATATTTTTCCTCTTTATAGTCACTGtgaaattattattgttctactgattgttatataatttgtttctctgaattagattctcttcttttttcgaTTCTCCTGACTACACTAACACCTATTACGTTGAGACAGTAACATCTGGGTAAACTGCCTACATGTTGCAGAAGTGACTGTACTCACATGTACGGCCTTCTTTGCTGATACAGTAACATCCAAATCGACTAGTTGCACAATAACAAAAGACAtttttctgaaacattaaaaactccagtatgtttttctgtgttctgtCTTCTGCTACATGGATGACTTCCATAAAGATTCCTGCGGATTGTAATGTTGTTATTGTCTCACTCATACTAATTATTGTGTATGTACCTGTATATGATTCAATGCTGCTGTTGTCCAATTCAGGACCATGACCAAATGGAGacgaaataaaaacattaaaaaaaaagtctgtaagCTTTAAGATATATAATCTCCCTTTTTAAAGCCTACTTAGCTCAACTAGTTGCCGATCATTTGTGCACTGATCCTGTATTTACAAGTTCTCTGTCAAAACCAAGATCGTACTTAATGTTATTTTGTGCAGTGGATTTACAGAAACTTCTTTACTTACAAATGCATTCTTCATAAATAtcactgagacaaacacactttttttttatatttcattttaattttaaaataaaaatcattgtaTAATTGGATGTACAATAACCAGGCCAGTAAGATCACATTACATGCCTGCACATTGTTCCATCATTAGGTACTAAAACTAGTACATGCAGGGTACTAATAAACCAAAACATTAACTGAATCATAATACAgtgatacatactgtatattaattacTTATACTAAATGAAAGATAATTTCTGCTTTGTGTTGGTCCGTGTCACAACACAGCATCAATATTTTGTTCTATCATGGCTGTATTAGAGCTTCTCCTCCTTGAATTCAGTGGTAATAAAGTTCCCCTGCTCGCACTGGTACTCTCCATACTCAACCTTACTGTGAGAGCCTCTGGTGATGGTCAGCTTGACCGGGATCACAACAGTCATCTCCTTCCTCAATACCTTCACTGTGAGTTTGGTGCGAGGAGGAATGCTGGCCGGCAAGGCGACTTTGATACTTTCAGATGTAGTTTTGGTGTTGCTGCTGCCCTTCTCCACTGTAAAGGTGGTACTGACATTTAAGGTGCGCTCACCTTTAAAACCACACAGCGATAATTCAAATTTGGCTCCAAAACCAATCTGGGTGGAATCGCTGAACTTGAAGCTCTCAGTGACAGATCCTGGATAAACTCGAGTCAGATCAGTGGTGAAGGTTTGTTTCTCAGATCCATAATTCACACCAGTGATGGATTCGATGATGACTGGTTTTAAACTTTCTTTCGTTTTGTCCCATTCCATTTCAGCTTTAATGGTGGGTTTGCCAGCTTTAAGAGGACGGACGTGACTCACACGGTTGTCAAACCAGTCGAGTTTAGGAACATCACGACCAGCTCTGGCCACCAGCTTATACCCACCTCTCTGTACATACTGATACAGAACCCAGGCTCCTCTCTGCACCTTGTGAGAAGATGCTTTGTCATCAAAATCGCCATAAGACAAATTGGTCTCACAGTCGATGACGAGGCTCCGGCCCTTATAGTTCTCATGTTCATACAGTGTGATCTGAGGATTGTCCAGGTCTTCTGTCACCAGCTGTAGTGAGGAAATGTCATTGTTGTAATACACGCTGGCATATTCTCCTTCCTCATATTCAGTCGGTTCACCAGTGTAATTAGCACCTGTGTACGCCACCCATGGATTCCCGATGACTTTCAGAGAGGAGATGCAGTTATCAAAACTCAGTTTATTTAAATCAGGGACATCAGATGTGATCTCTCTGCTGAGGCCCTTAAAGCAACTTTGTTCATAGACGATGATCTTGTTCATGGCTGAAGGAGCTTGCAGTTTGCCCAGAGACTtacagacagtgcagaacacGATGAAAGCGAGTATCTGTGAAGATTATTCAAGTGTGTAtttctatatatactgtagctgttggTGGTGTGAAAAGTagaaacacacattttactgtaaCTGGCATACTGTTACAGCTCCTCCCTAAaaaagtaacaacaacaacagattaaacaaacaaatgtgtcagccaaaaacaaacaaaaaaaattctcagcCAAACTTTTAAGACGACCTTCCCAGATCAGTGAATAGTGTCATCAAGGTATACTTCACTTTGCAATTCTGCGCCCCTAACAAGTCTCTCTGCCTTAATGGTGGACATGTCATGCATGAtggaatatatatttgtaagttAGGAGTAACAAATGCAGAGATGCCAGAGACAATatggtgtaaatgtaattgCATGTAACTTTTTAAAAGATCTATTTTGGTGTAGAACATGAAGAACCCACTCTGTCCACACAGTCTTCCATCCTGGGAAAAGGACAGGAGACCGGTTTGTTATGCCGTTAACGTGGTCCAAACAGAATCACAGGTATGTGTTAGGCTTTACTGCTGTCAGGTTCTACTCTCCTAACGGCAAACACTTCCAGTCCTTACCACCCTCTAAACAGTAGGTGTGCATCAGTGCCCTAGAGCTCCCTGTGACTGTATACTGGATGGAATGCACATGACACCTTCTGTTCCACATCCATAACTCCTTTATGCTCCATCAGCTCAAACAATTGTGAGATGAAATTTGACCCTTGGTTTGTCTGACTGACCTTAGATAAACAGAAAATCTAGCAGAACTTGTTTCTCTGAATTagattctcttcttttttcaaTAATCCTGACTACACTAACACCTATTACGCTGAGACAGTAACATCTGTGTAAACTGCATACATTTAGCAGAAGTGACTGTACTCACATGTACTGCCTTCTTTGCTGATACAGTAACATCCAAATTGCCTCGTTGCACAATAACAAAAGACAtttttctgaaacattaaaaactacagtatgtttttctgtgttctgttttactGATAGAGTTTGGGATTGGGAACAATCACATATCTGAGCAATACAGTTATATAAATTTGAGATTGGCAGCTGCACTACTGTCAGAACTGATGTTCTGGAAAATTAATCAAGACTTTACTCAAgccctgaccaatcagaattaagagctgaacagtgttgtggtgtattTGCTCAAACTCGATACTGAATGAGTGTCATGATACAGAACAACACACTTTAATACTTTTATAGATGAGCTAAAAGTGAATTCTTGCCGTGACCAGATTCTTTTTTATGGAGAAGAATATTGGGGTCTGATGCCATGTATAAGTTACCACGGCTTAAAAGCTATCAATGTTCGTGACCCATACGCTCTGCCACCTTTTCCTTCAGTCCTACATCATATCCGGGAGACTTACGTCTTCTCAAAGCTAGACCTTTGAAGTACATAAAACCTGATCCAAATCATGGAAGGAGAATTGTGGTGAACGGATTTTCTAACTACAAAGTTATGCATTATGTGTCTAGTCATGCCATATGTATTAACAAACGTACCAGCTGTATTCCAGTCCTTTTGTGAATGAAGTCTTCTGTGACTTATTATACCACTGTTACTGAGTACATAGACAACAGTCTAGTATTCTCCTTGACCTCTGAGACTCATGTAACCCATGTACGAACTGTTCTCATCTGCTTTCAGCAACAGCAGCTATCTATACCtcaaaacagtaaaatgtgaGTTCCGCCACACCTCCAACTCATTCCTCAGTTAGGTCCTCATCCACCAGGGATAGAAATGGATGCAGCCATAGTATGAGCTGTCACGGTATAGACAGCACCTATCAACATCAACGAACTGTACCGGTATATTCGAGACTATAGCTCAGTATCTGCTCCTCTGACGTCACAGATATAAGGACACCCCAAAAAGCTCTGTTGGTCTGAATCCACACAACCTACCTTTAACCTGCTGAAACACCACTTCACCAGATCCTTTATCTTATGACACCACAGATTTATCTCAAAACAAAATTACCATGCAGAAAACTCAGTCCCAGATACATTGGATCTTTCAAAACCATGGGACAAATTAATCCAGTCACACATCACTGTTGTTTTGATCTTGTGCTCTGTTTTCTGGAATCTTTGctatttgtattgtgtttttgtacCTTATTGATATTTTGCCTCTTTATATTCACTGTGAGATTAATATTGTTCTACTGATTGTTATATAATTTGTTTCTCTGAATtagattcttttcttttttcgaTAATCCTGACTACACTAACACCTATTTTGCTGAGACAGTAACATCTGGGTAAACTGCCTACATTTTGCAGAAGTGACTGTACTCACATGTACTGCCTTCTTTGCTGATACAGTAACATCCAAATTGCCTCGTTGCACAATAACAAAAGACAtttttctgaaacattaaaatctacagtttgtttttctgtgttctgttttactGATAGAGTTTGGGATTGGGAACAATCACATATCTGAACaatgcatttatataaatttgaGATTGGCAGCTGCACTACTGTCAGAACTTATGTTctggaaaattaatcaacactttaCTCAAGCCCTGACAATTCTTGAATTAAAAACtgaacagtgttgtggtgtattTACAATTGCCTTGCTCAAACTTGATGCTGAACGAGTGTCATGATACAGAACAACACACTTTAATGCTTTTATAGATGAGCTAAAAGTGAATTCTTGCTGTGACCAGATTATTTTTTATGGAGATGAATATTGGGGTCTGATATCATGTATAAGTTTCCGGGGGTTAAAAGCTATCGATGTTCGTAACCCATACGCTCTGCCACCTTTTCCTTCAGTCCTACACCATATCCGGGAGACTTACGTCTTCTCAAAGCTAGACCTTTGGAGTATGTACAACCTGATCCAAATCATGGAGGGAGAATTGTGGTGAACGGATTTTCTCACTACAAAGTTATGCATTAAGTGTCTAGTCATGCCATATGGATTTACAAACGTACCATCCGTATTCCAGTCCTTTGTGAATGAAGTCTTCTGTGACTTATTATACCACTATGTTACTGAGTACATAGACAGCAGTCTGGTATTCTCCTTGACCCCTGAGACTCATGTAACCCACGTACGAACTGTTGTCATCTGCTTACAGCAACAGCAGCTATCTATACAtcaaaacagtaaaatgtgaGTTCCACCCAAGTCAGCCAAAGTATGAGCTGTCACGGTATAGACAGCACCTATCAACATCAACGAACTGTACCGGTATATTCAAGACTATAGCGCAGTATCTGCCCCTCTGATATCACAGATATAACCAAACCCTGCTTCACCAGATCCTTTATCTTATGACACCACAGCTTTATCTcaaaacaaaatgcagaaaACTCAGTCCCAGTTACATCAGACCTCTCAAAACCATGGGACAAAATAATCCAGTCACACATCACTGTTGTTTTGATCTTGTGCTCTGTTTTCTGGAATCTTTgctatttatattgtgttttt
This DNA window, taken from Tachysurus fulvidraco isolate hzauxx_2018 chromosome 23, HZAU_PFXX_2.0, whole genome shotgun sequence, encodes the following:
- the LOC113654974 gene encoding epidermal differentiation-specific protein-like, with product MNKIIVYEQSCFKGLSREITSDVPDLNKLSFDNCISSLKVIGNPWVAYTGANYTGEPTEYEEGEYASVYYNNDISSLQLVTEDLDNPQITLYEHENYKGRSLVIDCETNLSYGDFDDKASSHKVQRGAWVLYQYVQRGGYKLVARAGRDVPKLDWFDNRVSHVRPLKAGKPTIKAEMEWDKTKESLKPVIIESITGVNYGSEKQTFTTDLTRVYPGSVTESFKFSDSTQIGFGAKFELSLCGFKGERTLNVSTTFTVEKGSSNTKTTSESIKVALPASIPPRTKLTVKVLRKEMTVVIPVKLTITRGSHSKVEYGEYQCEQGNFITTEFKEEKL